The segment GGATGAGCCCGCTCAGAGCTCCCGGATGTAGCAGAGCATCCGGTAGTCCTCGCCGGGCTCGATATTCACAAAGCCGTGCCGCTCGTAGAACCGGCGGGTGTCGTGATCGATCTCGTCGACGTTGATGTGCATCTCGCCGGCCCCCCGACGGCGCGCCTCGTCGATCGCGGCGGTGAGGACCTGCGTGCCGATTCCCGCGTCACGAAGCGTCGGTCGCACGTACAGCTCCTCCAGTTGTGCCAGTGCACCTGGGTAGTAGGGAGTAGGGCGAAGCGTCAGGTACGCGAAGGCGATGGCCTCACCGTCTTCCTTCTCGGCCAGCACGACGAGCACGTCCTCTCGTGTCAGCAGATCGGTGAACCTCTCGCCGAAGAACTCCGCGCCGGGGGTTGCCGCCTCGAACTCGGTGTTGAAGTCGTGAAGCAGGGCGCCGACGGTCGCGGCATCCTGCTTCGTGGCGAAGCGGAGCGTGACCGACGTCGACATGCGCTCATCATTGCCCATGTCGTTCCCCGGCGGTACGGTGCCCCCGTGAGTCACCCGATCATGTTCGACGACGCGGATGCTGCGCTGCAGCGCATCCGCGAGATCTCCCTCGCCTTCCCGGGGGCGGCCGAGCGGGTCTCGCACGGACGGCCGAACTTCTTCACGACCAAGACGTTCTGCTACTACGGCGGGTCGGAGCGGGGCGATCACGTGGGCGCGCGGCACGACACCGCCATCCTCTTCCGGCCGGACCCCGCCGACGAGCCGGCCCTCCGGCAGGATGGGCGGTTCTGGGAACCGGCCTACCTCTGGCCGGCGGGATGGCTCGGTGTCGACCTCGCCGCCGCGGGCGGCGTCGACCGGGGCGGGGTCGACTGGGACGAAGTCGCCGAGTTGATCGACGCGTCGTACCGCGTGACGGCTCCGAAGAGGCTCGTCCGAGAGCTCGACGCTCTCAGCGGGCGAGGCTCTGGCTGACGGCGGCGGGTGTCTGCTGCTCGATCCACTGGTGCAGCAGGCTCAGCGCCTCGGCAGATCGCGAGCCGCGGGCGGCGGTGTAGAGGAAGAGGGTCTGATCCGGATCGCCGGGCAGCGTCAGGGTCTCGTACTGCAGCGTCAGCTCTCCCACGAGCGGGTGCCGGAATCGCTTGTCGCCGAAGGTGCGCTGGAAGACCCGGTGCTCGTCCCACCACCGCGCGAAGTCGCTGCTCGCCACAGCGAGTGCGGTGACGAACGCGGCGAGGTCGGGGTCGCCTCCGCTGCGGCCCGCCTCGAGCCGGAGGTTCTCGACGACGCGACGGGCCTGTGCTTCCCAGTCGATGAGGCGCTCCCGGGCCTCGGGTGAGAGGAACATCCACCGGGCGTAGTTGCGCTCCCGCGCGGGCATGACCTCGAAGTCGGCGATGAGCGCGCGAGCCATCGGGTTGATCGCCAAGACGTCGGTGCGCCGGCCGAGGATCATCCCGGGCGTCGCATCCAGTCCTTCCATCAGCTGGTGGAGGCCGTGACGCGCCCGCTGCGCGTGGGTGGCGCGATCGGCGGCGATCGTCGGGTCGAGGAGGTCGCGCAGGTGCCGTGTTCCGGTCTCGTCGAGGCCGAGTGCGCGCGCGATCGCGTCGACGACGGCCGGGGAGGGAACGATCGGCCGGCCTTGCTCGAGGCGGGTGTAGTAGTCGGTCGACACTCGGGCGAGCCGGGCCACCTCCTCCCGGCGGAGACCGGGAACCCGGCGCACCCGGCCGTCTGGCGGCAGGTCGGCCCGGACCGGATCGGCGGCGGCACGCGCACGCCGCAGGAAGTCCGCCAGCTCGGCGTTGCGAGGGGTCATCACCCCATTGTCGCGACGCACGCGGCATCCGTCAGGGGTTTGCCTGGCCCTCGGAGTCCTGGTCTCGCAAGGGCCGGGTGCAGGCCTCTCGGCCGACGTCCGGAGACCGACAGTGGAAGCACGACGGCTGATCGCCGCGCATCGAACACTCTCGAAAGGACCTCTCATGTCATACCCCGTCGACCGTCCCGCGGTCTGGTTCGTCACCGGAGCGTCCCGGGGGCTGGGTCTGGCCCTCGTCCGGCACCTGCTCGCCTCGGGCGGCCGCGTCGCAGCGACCAGCCGCTCGGCCGAGCGGCTGCGGACGAGTCTGTCGGACCTCGACAGCGATCGGCTGCTCGCGCTTGAAGTCGATCTCGTCGATCAGGACGCGGTGGCGCACGCGGTGTCGCAGACGCTCGAGGTCTTCGGTCATCTCGACGTCGTGGTCAACAACGCCGGATACGGATTCCTCGGGGCCGTCGAGGAGACCACCGACGCCGACGTGCGGGCGATGCTCGACGTGCAGGTGAACGGCACCTGGAACGTCCTGCGCGCGGTCCTTCCCGCGATGCGGGCTGAGCGCTCGGGCCACATCCTCAACATCTCCTCGATTCTCGGGCTGCTGGCCTTCCCGGGGTGGGGGCTCTACTGTGCCGGAAAATTCGCTCTGGAGGGGATGTCGGAGGCGCTGGCGGCCGAGGTCGCGGACTTCGGCATCCGCGTCACCAT is part of the Microbacterium sp. ET2 genome and harbors:
- a CDS encoding GNAT family N-acetyltransferase gives rise to the protein MSTSVTLRFATKQDAATVGALLHDFNTEFEAATPGAEFFGERFTDLLTREDVLVVLAEKEDGEAIAFAYLTLRPTPYYPGALAQLEELYVRPTLRDAGIGTQVLTAAIDEARRRGAGEMHINVDEIDHDTRRFYERHGFVNIEPGEDYRMLCYIREL
- a CDS encoding MmcQ/YjbR family DNA-binding protein; amino-acid sequence: MSHPIMFDDADAALQRIREISLAFPGAAERVSHGRPNFFTTKTFCYYGGSERGDHVGARHDTAILFRPDPADEPALRQDGRFWEPAYLWPAGWLGVDLAAAGGVDRGGVDWDEVAELIDASYRVTAPKRLVRELDALSGRGSG
- a CDS encoding helix-turn-helix transcriptional regulator, producing the protein MTPRNAELADFLRRARAAADPVRADLPPDGRVRRVPGLRREEVARLARVSTDYYTRLEQGRPIVPSPAVVDAIARALGLDETGTRHLRDLLDPTIAADRATHAQRARHGLHQLMEGLDATPGMILGRRTDVLAINPMARALIADFEVMPARERNYARWMFLSPEARERLIDWEAQARRVVENLRLEAGRSGGDPDLAAFVTALAVASSDFARWWDEHRVFQRTFGDKRFRHPLVGELTLQYETLTLPGDPDQTLFLYTAARGSRSAEALSLLHQWIEQQTPAAVSQSLAR
- a CDS encoding SDR family NAD(P)-dependent oxidoreductase, giving the protein MSYPVDRPAVWFVTGASRGLGLALVRHLLASGGRVAATSRSAERLRTSLSDLDSDRLLALEVDLVDQDAVAHAVSQTLEVFGHLDVVVNNAGYGFLGAVEETTDADVRAMLDVQVNGTWNVLRAVLPAMRAERSGHILNISSILGLLAFPGWGLYCAGKFALEGMSEALAAEVADFGIRVTIVEPGYFDTDFLTSRSLQQAEHPIDAYPAIRDMIATHQAMPGTQLGDPARAAAAIQTIAERGDGPLRQQLGTDSSGFARDRAASLAAEIEIARELAVTTDYVRS